One genomic segment of Helianthus annuus cultivar XRQ/B chromosome 14, HanXRQr2.0-SUNRISE, whole genome shotgun sequence includes these proteins:
- the LOC110907771 gene encoding uncharacterized protein LOC110907771: protein MAAACDRKKSYADKHRKPLEFAMGDRVLLKVSPWKGVVRFEKHGKLNPCYVGPLKILERISKVAYRLELPDELGNVHNVFHISDLKKCLSDETLVVPLQELKIDDKLQFIEEPVEIMDRKVKTNDCAMIV, encoded by the exons ATGGCGGCAGCATGTGATCGAAAGAAAAGCTATGCCGACAAGCataggaaacctttggaattcgCCATGGGTGatcgggttttattgaaagtctcaccctggaagggtgtggtacgcttcGAGAAGCACGGCAAGCTAAATCCATGTTATGTTGGCCCGTTaaaaattctggaaagaatcagtAAGGTGGCTTACAGGCTTGAGTTGCCTGATGAGCTCGGTAatgttcacaacgtttttcacatCTCCGATCTTaagaagtgtttgtccgatgaaacacttgtggtacCTTTACAAGAACTGAAAATAGATGACAAGCTGCAGTTCATCGAGGAAcccgtcgaaatcatggaccggaaAGTTAAG ACAAATGATTGTGCAATGATTGTTTGA